The Gammaproteobacteria bacterium genome has a segment encoding these proteins:
- a CDS encoding DUF444 family protein encodes MEHPSTFAGCREADQDWYDLFSRGARDWLRHNEKVRRAVRDKLPEVLANADVLGGDRSRTVKVPVRFLEHCRFRLRDADEMLGAGQGDVKPGDQLAAPGQQQGDDQGEGGNNEGGVQLLLELKIDDIVEWLWEELQLPNLQSKTGATQDDDYRREGWSRRGVRSRLDRRRSLKESLKRRAVDPDGPAFTDEDLRFRQLVMRRQPATQAVVFFAMDVSSSMRDRDRQLAKTFFFWVVEGLRRQYARLELVFIAHTVKAWEFDESEFFQVRGSGGTVASSAFSLVRDTIAGRYDPARYNIYLFYGSDGENFKDDHEAAEASLREIATLASFVGYVETPATEERALDSETGGIFRTVADEGRAVGSYALTTNESVWDAIRAFFREHVAAEAG; translated from the coding sequence ATGGAACACCCCTCCACGTTCGCAGGTTGCAGGGAAGCCGACCAGGACTGGTACGACCTCTTTTCGCGCGGCGCGCGCGACTGGCTGCGTCACAACGAGAAAGTGCGCCGCGCAGTGCGCGACAAGCTGCCCGAGGTGCTCGCCAATGCCGACGTGCTCGGTGGTGACCGCAGCCGCACGGTCAAGGTGCCCGTACGCTTCCTCGAGCATTGCCGTTTCCGCCTGCGTGACGCCGACGAGATGCTCGGCGCCGGCCAGGGCGACGTCAAGCCGGGTGACCAGCTTGCCGCTCCCGGCCAGCAGCAGGGTGACGACCAGGGCGAGGGCGGCAACAACGAGGGCGGGGTCCAGCTGCTCCTCGAGCTGAAGATCGACGATATCGTCGAGTGGCTGTGGGAGGAACTGCAGCTGCCCAACCTGCAGTCGAAAACCGGCGCTACGCAGGACGACGACTACAGGCGCGAGGGTTGGAGCCGGCGCGGTGTGCGATCCCGCCTCGACCGGCGGCGCTCGCTCAAGGAAAGCCTGAAACGACGTGCCGTGGACCCGGACGGGCCCGCGTTCACGGACGAGGACCTGCGTTTCCGCCAGCTCGTTATGCGCCGCCAACCAGCCACGCAGGCGGTGGTGTTCTTCGCCATGGACGTGTCCTCCAGCATGCGTGATCGCGATCGCCAGCTGGCCAAGACATTCTTCTTCTGGGTGGTCGAGGGCCTGCGCCGGCAATACGCGCGACTCGAACTGGTGTTCATCGCCCACACCGTCAAGGCGTGGGAGTTCGACGAGAGCGAGTTCTTCCAGGTGCGCGGTTCGGGCGGCACGGTTGCCTCGTCCGCATTCAGCCTGGTCCGCGACACGATTGCCGGCCGCTACGACCCTGCGCGCTACAACATCTATCTCTTCTACGGATCGGACGGCGAGAACTTCAAGGACGATCACGAGGCCGCCGAGGCAAGCCTGCGCGAGATTGCGACGCTCGCGAGCTTTGTCGGCTACGTGGAAACGCCTGCGACGGAAGAACGCGCGCTCGACAGCGAGACCGGCGGGATCTTCAGGACGGTTGCCGACGAGGGTCGCGCGGTCGGGTCCTACGCGCTGACCACCAACGAGTCGGTATGGGACGCAATCCGCGCCTTCTTCCGCGAGCACGTTGCCGCGGAGGCCGGCTGA
- a CDS encoding SpoVR family protein, with the protein MAGTIETYGRKIEDLARAQGLDFYPVQFEEVPDSFMMEVAVYGLPVRMPHWSFGVRYIYQLIQHRMGHSRLFEVVFPGNPGRAYLAKGNSVQENTLVVAHVLGHADFSKHNELFRRSQQEVGYRIVDQAAGHARQIAAAMEEHGQERVEQILDAALALEAHIDAFKGLRRERYPEFVEEQLIDDDTFRQRFHRLPGDERPAPQHEPKKRASLPLQPERDLLWFIAQYAPDLEGWERDIFLAVREESFYFYPVFACQIMNEGWASYWHARLLREADFIPQNEYLDAIKTHSDVVRPHAADRQASLSINPYHLGFCMWESIIDNLGMEKAMQIRAQDDDFGFIRNYLTAELAEELKLFRYKASNDGAVEVVDREINALRDAILAPKYSFGAPAIAVRHVEADGTLHLVHEHGTDGRGLDFKRSEKVLDYLHRVWRRPVKLDTVDARGEGRTLRTPAE; encoded by the coding sequence ATGGCAGGCACGATAGAAACATACGGGCGCAAGATCGAGGACCTGGCACGCGCGCAGGGCCTGGATTTCTACCCGGTGCAGTTCGAGGAAGTGCCCGACAGCTTCATGATGGAGGTGGCGGTGTACGGCCTGCCGGTGCGCATGCCGCACTGGTCGTTCGGCGTGCGCTACATCTACCAGCTCATTCAGCACCGCATGGGGCATTCGCGGCTGTTCGAGGTGGTCTTCCCGGGTAACCCGGGCCGCGCCTACCTGGCGAAGGGCAACAGCGTGCAGGAGAACACGCTGGTCGTCGCGCACGTGCTCGGCCACGCCGATTTCTCGAAGCACAACGAACTCTTCCGCCGCAGCCAGCAGGAAGTCGGCTACCGCATCGTGGACCAGGCGGCGGGCCATGCGCGCCAGATCGCCGCGGCCATGGAAGAACACGGCCAGGAGCGCGTCGAGCAGATCCTGGATGCAGCCCTGGCGCTCGAGGCGCATATCGACGCGTTCAAGGGTCTGCGCCGCGAGCGGTATCCGGAGTTCGTCGAGGAACAGCTCATCGACGACGATACCTTCCGCCAGCGTTTTCACCGGTTGCCCGGCGACGAGCGGCCGGCACCGCAGCACGAGCCGAAAAAGCGGGCGAGCCTCCCGCTGCAGCCGGAGCGCGACCTGCTGTGGTTCATCGCCCAGTACGCGCCGGATCTGGAGGGCTGGGAGCGCGACATCTTCCTCGCCGTGCGCGAGGAGTCGTTCTACTTCTACCCGGTGTTTGCCTGCCAGATCATGAACGAGGGCTGGGCGTCGTACTGGCACGCGCGGCTGTTGCGCGAGGCGGACTTCATCCCGCAGAACGAGTATCTCGACGCCATCAAGACCCATTCCGACGTGGTGCGACCGCATGCGGCTGACCGGCAGGCTTCGCTGTCTATCAACCCGTACCACCTGGGCTTCTGCATGTGGGAAAGCATCATCGACAACCTGGGAATGGAAAAGGCGATGCAGATCCGCGCCCAGGACGACGATTTCGGCTTCATCCGCAATTATCTGACCGCGGAGCTTGCCGAGGAACTGAAACTGTTCCGCTACAAGGCGTCAAACGACGGTGCGGTGGAAGTGGTCGACCGGGAAATCAACGCGCTGCGCGACGCGATCCTGGCGCCGAAGTACAGCTTCGGGGCGCCGGCGATCGCGGTCAGGCACGTCGAAGCAGACGGGACGCTGCACCTCGTGCACGAGCACGGGACCGACGGACGCGGACTCGACTTCAAGCGCTCGGAAAAGGTGCTCGATTACCTGCACCGCGTCTGGCGCCGACCGGTGAAGCTCGACACGGTGGATGCCCGTGGCGAGGGGCGCACCCTCAGGACGCCGGCGGAGTAA